The genomic DNA CCCTCGGCGACCAGCAGGCCCGCCGTGAACAGCAGCGAGTCGCCCGGCAGGAAGGCGAAGAAACCCGACTCGGCGAAGACGATGAGCAGAATGCCGGGCAGGCCGTATTCGGAGATCAGGTAGTCCGGGCTGAGCCACTCCGGGCCAAGCGCAAGGGTCATCACGGGTTCCGGGCTCCTGGGTCGATGGGCGGGGACGGCTGCCCAAACGTATCAACGCTCCCGGCTCGCCCCCGGTTCCACCGGCCCCACGGACGCGCGGCCGGGCGGTGCGCGCGAACCGGACGACCGGATCCCGCCCCCGCCGGTCACCCCGCGTCACCGGTGGGAGGGCGCCGCCGGAGGCCCGTGGAACCTCCGGCGGCGCCCCGCGCCCGCTCCCGCCCCGGGCGCCCCCGTGCGCGGGCGGAAGCGGGCCGCGCCCCTACGCGCGGCGGTCGGCGTTCGCGTGGATGGCGTCCCGCAGGTGCTCCGCGAGGCCGGGGCGCATGGCGTCGTAGAACGACTTGAAGCGCTCGTCGGCGACGTACATGTCGCCCAGGCAGCGGTGTATCTCCTGGGGGCACTCGTAGAACCAGCGGCAGATGTGCTGCCGGTGCTCCTCGGCCATGGCCACGGCCCGCTCGCCGGAGGGCTCCTCGCCCTCGTCCATCAGCGCCCCGTAGCGGTCGCCCCAGTCCTTCGCCTCGTCCTGGAGGCGCTGCCAGTCCTCCTTGGTGTAGCGGGCGGTGCGCCGCTGGGACTCGCGGTAGGCCTCGGTGTCGCCCCACCGCTGCTCGACCTCCTCGGCGTACTGCTCGGGGTCGTGCTCCCCGAACACCTCGAACTTCTCCTCCGGGGTGAGGTTGATGCCCATCTTCTTCGCCTCCATGGCGTGTTCGACGGCCTCGGCCATCCTCTGCAGTTCGGCGATCCGGGCGGTCAGCAGACCGTGCTGGCGCCGCAGGTGCTCCTGCGGGTCCGTGTCCGGGTCGTCGAGTAAGGCCGCGACCTGGTCGAGCGGGAAGCCGAGCTCCCGGTAGAACAGGACCTGCTGCAGCCGGTCGAGGTCGTCGTCCTCGTAGCGCCGGTGCCCGGCGCGGCTGCGGCCGCTCGGGGAGAGCAGCCCTATCTCGTCGTAGTGGTGCAGGGTGCGCACCGTGATCCCGGCGAAACGGGCGACCTGTCCGACGGAGTAGCTCATCGCTCACCGCTCCTTCCTCGGTACGCCCCTCAGCCTGGTTCCTCACGCCGCGTGAGGTGCAAGCGGCTTTTCCGGGGAGGGCGTCAGTCCCGGTCCCCGGGGTGCGGGGAGCCCGTCGCGTACGGGTTCTCCCGGCCGTCCGCGAGGACGCCGACGAACGGGGCGCCCTCGCCGGCGAAGGCGTACGCCCCGCTCTCGACGCGCTCGATCAGGCCGCGGGTCCAGGCGGCGCCCGCGTCGGCCTGGTGGAGCCAGAGGTTCATGATCTCCCCGATGTGCCCCAGCTGCTCGGCGCCCTCCCCGGGCAGGTACTCCCCGGTGACGGTGGCCCGCCAGCGCTCCAGGTTCGCGACCCGCTGCCGGAGCAGGGCGACCGCCTCCTCGCGGGGCAGGTCGACGATGAAGCCGAGGGCGGCGGTGAGGCCGTCGGGCTTCTGGTCGTGCGCCGTGAGGGCCCGGCGGAGCAGGGCGAAGTACTCCTCGGTGCCCCGGTCGGTGATCTCGTACTCGGTGCGGGGCGGGCCGCCGGCGGTGCTGGGCGCGGTCTCGTGGGCGCGCAGCAGGCCCTGCTTCGCCATCTGCTTCAGGGCGTGGTAGATCGAGCCCGGTTTGGCGTTGGACCACTCGTGGGCGCCCCAGTACTCCAGGTCGTTGCGCACCTGGTAGCCGTGTGCCCGCCCG from Streptomyces sp. MRC013 includes the following:
- a CDS encoding MerR family transcriptional regulator produces the protein MSYSVGQVARFAGITVRTLHHYDEIGLLSPSGRSRAGHRRYEDDDLDRLQQVLFYRELGFPLDQVAALLDDPDTDPQEHLRRQHGLLTARIAELQRMAEAVEHAMEAKKMGINLTPEEKFEVFGEHDPEQYAEEVEQRWGDTEAYRESQRRTARYTKEDWQRLQDEAKDWGDRYGALMDEGEEPSGERAVAMAEEHRQHICRWFYECPQEIHRCLGDMYVADERFKSFYDAMRPGLAEHLRDAIHANADRRA
- a CDS encoding PadR family transcriptional regulator, whose product is MSAIRLLVLGAVRQHGRAHGYQVRNDLEYWGAHEWSNAKPGSIYHALKQMAKQGLLRAHETAPSTAGGPPRTEYEITDRGTEEYFALLRRALTAHDQKPDGLTAALGFIVDLPREEAVALLRQRVANLERWRATVTGEYLPGEGAEQLGHIGEIMNLWLHQADAGAAWTRGLIERVESGAYAFAGEGAPFVGVLADGRENPYATGSPHPGDRD